Proteins from a single region of Juglans microcarpa x Juglans regia isolate MS1-56 chromosome 5S, Jm3101_v1.0, whole genome shotgun sequence:
- the LOC121267680 gene encoding BTB/POZ domain-containing protein At1g30440-like isoform X1, whose product MASVKLGTKTDAFQRHGQAWFCTTGLPSDIVVEVGEMSFHLHKFPLLSRSGFMERLIAEASEEGEEGCVVNLPDIPGGAKTFELVAKFCYGVKLELTSSNVVYLRCSAEHLEMKEDYGEGNLIVQTEAFLNQVVLQSWKDSLKALQTCNDVLRHAEELNITERCFESLATKACTDPALSGWLATGGSVLWNGISTGARPNNSSSDWWYDDVCTLSLPLFKRLISVMETRGIKQEIIAGSLTCYAKKYLPGLNRRQGAIESSNRLAPVALGAPPSEEDQKLFLEEIDRLLPMQKGLVPTKFLFGLLRTAMILRVNPACISSLEKRIGMQLDQATLEDLLMPNFSYSMETLYNVDCVQRILDHFLAMDQISGGTSPGAIDDSQFIGSPSLTPVTMVAKLIDGYLAEVAPDVNLKFPKFQALAAAVPDYARPLDDGLYRAIDIYLKSHPWLVESEREQLCRLIDCQKFSLEACTHAAQNERLPLRIVVQVLFFEQLQLRTSIAGCFLVSDHLDGSRQLRSGLAGSNEGGLATTVRENQVLKVGMDNMRMRVFELEKECSNMKQEIEKLGRTEGSSTWGSVSKKFGFKLKSQMCSAQAESVSNQSNGNGKVAKLKDRHGKHKNNSSHND is encoded by the exons ATGGCTTCCGTGAAACTTGGTACCAAAACTGATGCATTCCAACGGCATGGGCAGGCCTG gTTCTGCACGACTGGGCTCCCAAGTGATATTGTTGTTGAAGTTGGGGAGATGTCGTTTCATCTTCACAAG TTCCCTTTGCTCTCTAGAAGCGGGTTTATGGAAAGATTAATTGCAGAAGCATccgaagaaggagaagaaggatGTGTCGTAAACCTTCCTGACATTCCTGGTGGGGCCAAAACGTTTGAACTTGTGGCCAAGTTCTGCTATGGGGTGAAACTTGAACTTACTTCCTCAAATGTTGTGTACCTCCGCTGTTCTGCGGAGCATCTTGAAATGAAAGAGGACTATGGTGAAGGAAATTTGATTGTTCAGACTGAGGCCTTCCTGAATCAAGTAGTTCTACAAAGTTGGAAAGACTCACTAAAGGCACTGCAAACCTGCAATGATGTTCTACGCCATGCTGAAGAACTTAACATTACAGAAAGGTGCTTTGAGTCACTGGCCACTAAGGCATGTACTGACCCAGCTCTATCTGGGTGGCTTGCCACTGGAGGGAGTGTGTTGTGGAATGGGATAAGTACAGGGGCTAGACCAAATAATTCAAGTTCAGATTGGTGGTATGATGATGTATGTACTTTAAGTTTGCCGCTCTTTAAGAGGTTGATTTCAGTCATGGAAACTCGTGGAATCAAACAGGAGATTATTGCTGGGTCCCTCACTTGCTATGCAAAAAAGTACCTGCCAGGACTGAATCGGCGTCAGGGAGCCATTGAGTCCAGTAATCGACTGGCACCTGTGGCTTTGGGGGCTCCACCATCAGAAGAAGACCAGAAGCTTTTCCTGGAAGAGATTGATAGGCTACTTCCAATGCAGAAGGGCCTAGTGCCAACTAAATTCCTATTTGGTCTACTTCGAACAGCCATGATTCTTCGAGTGAATCCCGCTTGCATATCAAGTTTGGAGAAAAGAATTGGGATGCAGCTTGATCAAGCTACACTGGAAGATCTGTTGATGCCCAATTTCTCTTATTCCATGGAGACATTATACAATGTTGACTGTGTGCAACGGATTCTTGACCACTTTCTTGCAATGGATCAGATTTCTGGCGGGACTTCCCCTGGTGCAATTGATGATAGTCAATTTATCGGGTCACCTTCGTTGACACCAGTCACGATGGTAGCCAAGCTAATTGATGGGTATCTTGCAGAGGTTGCCCCTGATGTTAATTTGAAGTTCCCCAAATTTCAGGCTCTTGCTGCCGCAGTTCCTGACTATGCTAGGCCCTTGGATGATGGACTTTATCGTGCAATAGACATTTATCTGAAG TCACACCCATGGTTGGTAGAGTCCGAAAGAGAACAACTCTGCAGGCTGATAGACTGCCAGAAGTTCTCCTTAGAAGCTTGCACCCATGCTGCACAGAATGAGAGGCTTCCTCTTAGAATAGTAGTTCAAGTTCTCTTCTTTGAGCAGCTTCAGCTTAGGACCTCCATTGCGGGCTGCTTTCTGGTTTCAGATCATCTTGATGGATCAAGACAGTTAAGAAGTGGACTCGCTGGATCTAATGAGGGAGGCTTGGCCACAACTGTGAGGGAGAATCAGGTTTTGAAGGTGGGGATGGATAATATGAGAATGAGAGTATTTGAGCTTGAGAAGGAATGCTCAAACATGAAGCAGGAGATTGAGAAGTTGGGTCGCACAGAGGGTTCTAGCACGTGGGGAAGTGTTTCAAAGAAATTTGGGTTTAAGTTGAAGTCTCAGATGTGCAGTGCTCAAGCTGAATCTGTTAGCAACCAGAGTAATGGTAATGGGAAGGTTGCGAAGTTGAAGGACAGGCATGGAAAGCACAAGAACAATTCATCTCATAATGATTAA
- the LOC121267680 gene encoding BTB/POZ domain-containing protein At1g30440-like isoform X2, whose protein sequence is MERLIAEASEEGEEGCVVNLPDIPGGAKTFELVAKFCYGVKLELTSSNVVYLRCSAEHLEMKEDYGEGNLIVQTEAFLNQVVLQSWKDSLKALQTCNDVLRHAEELNITERCFESLATKACTDPALSGWLATGGSVLWNGISTGARPNNSSSDWWYDDVCTLSLPLFKRLISVMETRGIKQEIIAGSLTCYAKKYLPGLNRRQGAIESSNRLAPVALGAPPSEEDQKLFLEEIDRLLPMQKGLVPTKFLFGLLRTAMILRVNPACISSLEKRIGMQLDQATLEDLLMPNFSYSMETLYNVDCVQRILDHFLAMDQISGGTSPGAIDDSQFIGSPSLTPVTMVAKLIDGYLAEVAPDVNLKFPKFQALAAAVPDYARPLDDGLYRAIDIYLKSHPWLVESEREQLCRLIDCQKFSLEACTHAAQNERLPLRIVVQVLFFEQLQLRTSIAGCFLVSDHLDGSRQLRSGLAGSNEGGLATTVRENQVLKVGMDNMRMRVFELEKECSNMKQEIEKLGRTEGSSTWGSVSKKFGFKLKSQMCSAQAESVSNQSNGNGKVAKLKDRHGKHKNNSSHND, encoded by the exons ATGGAAAGATTAATTGCAGAAGCATccgaagaaggagaagaaggatGTGTCGTAAACCTTCCTGACATTCCTGGTGGGGCCAAAACGTTTGAACTTGTGGCCAAGTTCTGCTATGGGGTGAAACTTGAACTTACTTCCTCAAATGTTGTGTACCTCCGCTGTTCTGCGGAGCATCTTGAAATGAAAGAGGACTATGGTGAAGGAAATTTGATTGTTCAGACTGAGGCCTTCCTGAATCAAGTAGTTCTACAAAGTTGGAAAGACTCACTAAAGGCACTGCAAACCTGCAATGATGTTCTACGCCATGCTGAAGAACTTAACATTACAGAAAGGTGCTTTGAGTCACTGGCCACTAAGGCATGTACTGACCCAGCTCTATCTGGGTGGCTTGCCACTGGAGGGAGTGTGTTGTGGAATGGGATAAGTACAGGGGCTAGACCAAATAATTCAAGTTCAGATTGGTGGTATGATGATGTATGTACTTTAAGTTTGCCGCTCTTTAAGAGGTTGATTTCAGTCATGGAAACTCGTGGAATCAAACAGGAGATTATTGCTGGGTCCCTCACTTGCTATGCAAAAAAGTACCTGCCAGGACTGAATCGGCGTCAGGGAGCCATTGAGTCCAGTAATCGACTGGCACCTGTGGCTTTGGGGGCTCCACCATCAGAAGAAGACCAGAAGCTTTTCCTGGAAGAGATTGATAGGCTACTTCCAATGCAGAAGGGCCTAGTGCCAACTAAATTCCTATTTGGTCTACTTCGAACAGCCATGATTCTTCGAGTGAATCCCGCTTGCATATCAAGTTTGGAGAAAAGAATTGGGATGCAGCTTGATCAAGCTACACTGGAAGATCTGTTGATGCCCAATTTCTCTTATTCCATGGAGACATTATACAATGTTGACTGTGTGCAACGGATTCTTGACCACTTTCTTGCAATGGATCAGATTTCTGGCGGGACTTCCCCTGGTGCAATTGATGATAGTCAATTTATCGGGTCACCTTCGTTGACACCAGTCACGATGGTAGCCAAGCTAATTGATGGGTATCTTGCAGAGGTTGCCCCTGATGTTAATTTGAAGTTCCCCAAATTTCAGGCTCTTGCTGCCGCAGTTCCTGACTATGCTAGGCCCTTGGATGATGGACTTTATCGTGCAATAGACATTTATCTGAAG TCACACCCATGGTTGGTAGAGTCCGAAAGAGAACAACTCTGCAGGCTGATAGACTGCCAGAAGTTCTCCTTAGAAGCTTGCACCCATGCTGCACAGAATGAGAGGCTTCCTCTTAGAATAGTAGTTCAAGTTCTCTTCTTTGAGCAGCTTCAGCTTAGGACCTCCATTGCGGGCTGCTTTCTGGTTTCAGATCATCTTGATGGATCAAGACAGTTAAGAAGTGGACTCGCTGGATCTAATGAGGGAGGCTTGGCCACAACTGTGAGGGAGAATCAGGTTTTGAAGGTGGGGATGGATAATATGAGAATGAGAGTATTTGAGCTTGAGAAGGAATGCTCAAACATGAAGCAGGAGATTGAGAAGTTGGGTCGCACAGAGGGTTCTAGCACGTGGGGAAGTGTTTCAAAGAAATTTGGGTTTAAGTTGAAGTCTCAGATGTGCAGTGCTCAAGCTGAATCTGTTAGCAACCAGAGTAATGGTAATGGGAAGGTTGCGAAGTTGAAGGACAGGCATGGAAAGCACAAGAACAATTCATCTCATAATGATTAA